GATCAAATCATCCATTTCTTATTTAAAAGGTGACGTGCAATAAGCACGTTATTTTTTTGCTTTAGTTTCCATCATGGTTTTATGAACTATTGCAAAACCTATATAGGGAAACAGCAAAAGAAATGGAGGGAACATTATGACCAATGAACAACTGCAAGAAATTAAAAATAATTTAATTCAAGAAAAAAAAGAAGCCGAAACAGAATTAAAGAGGATGGAGGAATACGGACCACATGGCTCACTTCTTGAGTGGACCGATGAATTATCCTCTTATGATAATCATCCCGCAGATCTTGGCAGTGAAACTTTTGAAATGGAAAAACATATGGCATTAAATGTACACCAGCAAAAATATCTTGAGGATATCAACGATGCACTTAAAAAAATAGAAAATGGTACTTATGGAATTTGCGAAACTTGCTCCAAAGAAATAGAATACGAAAGATTAAAAGCAATTCCGTATGCCAAAGAATGTATATCTTGTGCAAAAGCCCATCAAATTAATCCTGACGATTTTAATAAAGACAGGCCCGCAGAAGAAGAAGTTATTGGCCCGGTTTTTAATCGTAATTTTATGCGTGAAGAGGACGGGGATATTAATCATGGAGCAGAAATCATGAGGCAGTTAGAAGCTTATGGCTCAGCAGACAATATGCAGGATATGGGATGGGATGTCAAAGATTATGATGAAATTAATAATTTATATGATACTCCACAAGACACAGTAGATGAAGTCGACTTATTATCCAATCAAGATAGAAAAAATGCGTTGGAGTGACAGCTTTACAGGAAATAAAAGGGGTGATATAATTTTCTTGCTTTAAGAGTTTATTTTAAGGGAGAGAGAAAATGCTTATTCAATATTTCTTAGTAGTGTCGTTATTAGTTGCTTTAGACCAATTGACAAAATATGTCGCTTTTAATTATTTACAGAGTATTAACAGTATCCCAATCATAAAAGATGTCTTTCACCTGACTTTTGTTAAAAACAGGGGGGCTGCTTTTGGAATACTTCAAAATCAACGATGGTTTTTTATTATAATGACCGTCTCAGTTTTGATAGGAATTATTTACTATTATAAGCATCTTCCAAAGTATAAGCCTTATGGCTTTATTCGTTTTGCGTTGATTTTAATAAGTGCCGGGGCTATTGGGAATTTGATTGACCGAATTCGACTCGGTTTTGTGATAGATTTTTTTGATTTTTGTTTAATAAATTTTCCTGTATTTAATATAGCCGACATTTGTGTAGTCATTGGAACAATACTCCTTGCCTGGTTTATACTTTTTACACCTGAAGATGACTTTGAAAAAAAGGAAGTTGAATGATGGACTTTTATACGTACATTGTTGAAAATGAAGATGTGGGGAAACGTATTGATATTTTTTTGTCAGCTGAACTGGAGGATGTTTCAAGGTCTTTTATTCAGAAGCTTATTGAAAATGAAAAAGTAAAAGTCAATCAAAAAACAGTAAAATCAAACTATAAATTAAGATTAGATGACATTATTGATATAGAAATTCCTGACCCAGAACCTATAGAAATACTCCCGGAACCCATTCCTTTAGATATATTATACGAAGATCAGGACATTATTGTAGTCAATAAACCACAGGGTATGGTGGTGCATCCTGCACCAGGACATTATACAGGAACACTGGTCAATGCCTTGCTATATCATTGCAAGAATGATCTGTCAGGAATCAATGGTATGCTGCGACCAGGAATTGTTCACAGGATAGATAAAGATACATCCGGAGTCCTTATGGTGGCAAAAAATGATCATGCCCATAAACACCTTGCCCTTCAATTAAAAGAGCATTTGATTACCAGAAAATATACTGCAATTGTATATCATAATCTTGTAAATGATGAAGGTACAATCAATGCTCCTATTGGAAGACATCCAACAGACAGAAAAAAAATGGCTGTAACATATAAAAATTCAAGACATGCAGTTACCCACTATACTGTATTAGAGCGATTTGGACAATTTACTTTAATTGAAGCGCAATTGGAAACTGGAAGAACCCATCAGATCAGAGTTCATATGAAGCATATAGGACATCCGCTCTTAGGTGACCCTGTCTATGGACCAAAATCACAGCCTGATCATATTAGTGGGCAAATGCTTCATGCGAGAGTTTTAGGATTTATTCATCCTTCTAAAAATGAATACATGGAGTTTGAAGCCCCTATTCCAAAGTATTTTATGGATGTGATTGAAAAACTTCGAAAAAATGCCCATTTGTAATTGGTCAAGTAGGATAAAAGGAGTTGATTTTTTTGGAAAAATCAAAAGAGTTGTTAGATGAAAAAGCGATTCAAAGAGCTTTAACTAGAATTTCTCATGAAATCATAGAAAAAAACAAAGGCGTTGAAGATATACTCCTTATAGGTATTAAAACAAGAGGTATTCCATTGGCAGAAAGGATTGCCCGAAAGATTTACGAAGTAGAAAACGTTAAAGTTCCCGTAGGCGTTCTTGATATTACTTTTTATCGGGATGATTTAAAACATAAATCGGTGCAACCCATTGTTCATAATACAGATGTGAAATACCATGTGGATGATAAAATTGTAATTCTGGTTGACGATGTTATTTATACCGGAAGAACTGCAAGAGCTGCCATTGATGCTGTAATAGATATGGGAAGACCCAAATACATACAATTGGCTGTTTTAATTGACAGAGGTCACAGGGAACTTCCAATCAGGCCGGACTTTGTAGGGAAGAACATCCCTACTTCAAAAGAAGAAATTGTAAGAGTATTACTCGAAGAAACAGATAACAATAATTTAGTATTGATAGAGAAAAATTAATTTTGGCTAATTGAAAGGACGAATCAATATGCATGACTTAAGAATTTCTACGCTGGCAAAAACATTGGTACGATATTCTGTGAATATTCAAAAGGGAGAAAAAGTATTAATTCAAAGTAACGGCATAGAACCTTCTCTTGTAAAGGCATTGATTAAGGAAGTTTATGCTGTAGGTGGCTTGCCTTTTGTTCAGTTAAATGATCATAGCATTCTTAGAGAACTATATCTTGGCACTTCAGAAGAACACATGAAAGCAATGGCTAGTTACGAAGCCTACAGAATGAATGAAATGGATGCATTTATTGGCTTCACCTCTTTAAGAAATGCATCCGAATTTGCTGATGTGCCCTCTGATAAAATGGATATTTATCACAAATATTTTGTAAAGCAGGTGCATATGGAGATACGTGTGCCAAAAACGAAATGGGTTGTTCTGCGTTATCCTTCTCCTGCTATGGCCCAACTGGCAGATATGAGTACTGAAGCTTTTGAAGATTTTTATTTTAATGTATGCAATCTGGATTATGCGAAAATGTCAAAAGCAATGGATTCTCTTGTAAGATTAATGGAGCAAACCGACAAAGTAAGAATTGTAGGAAAAGACACAGATCTTTCATTTTCGATCAAAGGGCTTCCTGCAATTAAATGTGACGGGAAAATGAATATACCTGACGGAGAAGTGTATACTGCCCCTGTAAGAGAATCTGTCAATGGAATCATAACATATAATGCCCCCTCTGAATATCAGGGATTTACTTTTGACAAAATTCAATTTGAATTTAAGAACGGAAAAATTATTAATGCCACTTCGAATAATACGGAAAGGCTTAATAAAATACTGGATACGGACGAAGGTTCAAGATATATTGGAGAATTTGCCATAGGCGTAAACCCTTATATTACTAAACCAATGAAAGAAACTTTATTTGATGAAAAAATCGCAGGTTCTATTCATTTTACTCCAGGAAATGCTTATGACGACTGCTTTAATGGAAATCGTTCTGCAATTCACTGGGATTTAGTATATATTCAAACACCGGAATACGGTGGTGGTGAAATCTATTTTGATGATCTGCTCATCCGAAAAGATGGACGATTTGTTATTCCAGAGCTTGAAAACCTTAATCCGGAAAACCTAAAATAAATTGTGGCTTTTGCCACTTTTTTTATAATCTTTTTTAAATTTTTCATACTTCTTTAATTTTAAAACGTATTATTTATACGATGAAACTTTAGAATCTTTAAAATTATTTTTAGGAGGGTAATTATGGAAAGTAATTTAAATTTACAACCAGTTGCAGAAGAGCAACCTCTTGGCTTTTTATCAAAATTAGTTAAAATTTTTACAAGCCCAACAGAAGTCCTTGAAAATATTTCACATTATCCTAAAATACTTATGCCTCTTATTTATTCTTCAGTAATTATGATTATTACATATTTTATCAGAATGCCATTATTAGAAATTACACAAAAAAAAGTATCCGATTTATATTTGCAAAAATACGGAATAGATATGTCTCAAAATTTGCAAGCCAGTGATTCAATAAATTATATTAGCGCTTTTTTAGCTCCAATAAGCATTATTGTCATGTGGGCTATTGGCGGACTGTTTTTATGGTTACTTGTAAAAATCTTTGGGGGCAAGTCAAGTGTTAAGCAAATTCTTTCTCTTTATGCTCACGTAATGATGATTTCCGTAACAGGATCTCTTATTGCTGCCCCAATTGGATTATTGCTTAACACAGATATAATCATTTTTTCACCGGTAGTTTTTATGCCTAATGGAGATATTTCAAGCTTTTTATATAACTTTTTAATGCTTGCAGAAGTCTTTTCGATTTGGAGTATGATTATTGCAGGCTTAGGAATAAGTATATTGAATGAATTTAGTAAAGTAAAAGGTATAGTAATTTCTATGATTTATCTTATAATAGGAAATGCATTGACTGCGCTAATTGCAATTTTACCTTATTTAACGTTAAATTTATATCAAAATATGTAGGAGTGGAAGTAATGGAGTTGAAAGCAAACATTAAGAAAAATAATAAAAAAATATTTGTGGGAATTGGAATTTTATTGATATTAATTACTTTTGTTGTGGCGGCAGTGATCAATCTTAAATCAGAATCAAATGGCAATACTCCTCCCAAGTCAGGAATCGGTGTTAATATTGAAGAAGCAAGAATAGATACTTTAATATCAAAAGTAACCGCTACAGGAGTTATTGAACCTAAAAATATTGAAACCATTTATGTTGATACTTATATGGATACTTCTTTAAGAATTAAAGATATTCTTGTCGAACTTGGCGATCAAGTAAGAAAAGATACAGAAATTGTAAAATATGATCCGATTACTAAAGAAGAACTGGAACAACAGTTAAAAGAAGCAGAAATCTCCCTTGAAAATGCTAAATTGAGATTACAGTCTTTAACTGATGCAAACCCAGATGAAATACTTGATGCAGAGTCTTCTTTGATCTCCCGTGAAAAATCACTTAGTGATGCACAAAAAGAGTTAAAGCAAACAGAACTCACAATAACTCAGCTAAAGAAAAAGATCCAAGATAAGGAAACAACTGTTGCTAATAATCAAATTCTTTATGATCAAGGTGCTATTCCTAAGTCAGAGCTAGATGGTGCTAAAACGGAATTAAGTGAATTAAAAGATCAACTTCAAAAAGAGCAAATGAATCTTGAATCCATTAAGCAAAATATTGAAAATTTAAAGAGAGAAAAATCCATTGCAGAAAGAAAATTGTCCAATACATACAATAAATCCTCTGATCCAAAGCAAGAAAATGAAATAAAAATTCAACAAAACCTAATTAAATCAGAAGAATTAAAAATCCAAACATTAAAGCAAAAATTAGAAAGACAATTAACATCATCCAAGAGTCCTATTGATGGTACAGTAACAGAAATACTTACTGAAGAAGGTGCCTGGGTTAATCAGAGTTCTCCTATATTAAAGATTGCTGACTTAAATCATTTAATTGTAAAAGTAAGTGTAACGGAATTTGATGCGCCAAGTATTCAAGTGGGACAAAAAGCTATCCTTACGGGTGATGCAATAAAAGGAAAGCCTATAGAGGGAAAAGTAACAAAAATTGCTCCCAAAGCTATCACCCAAGATACTGGAGAAAAAACAAAAGAAGCTATGGTAGAAGTTGAAGTAGAAGTCTTGAATAATGACAGCAATCTTAAACCCGGATATACAGTGGACGTTGAAATTATCACTGCAGAGCATGAAGACACAGTTGTTATTCCGTTACTAGCAGTTGATACCGATAAAGATGGAACGAATTTTGTTTATATCATGAAAGACGATTTCACTGTTGAGCAAAGAGAGATTGAATTAGGTATTTACTCAGATTTATACGTAGAAGCTAAAGGCGTAAATCCAGGAGAAAAAATTATTACAAATCTAAGCAGTCAAATTCAAGAAGGTGTTAAGGTAAAACCAATGAATATATCTGAGTCAGGTGAACAAAATGATTAGAATTGAAAATCTGTGCAAGGTTTATAAAAATGGAAAAATTGAAGTGCAGGCTTTAAAAAATATATCTTTTTCTGTAGTTCCAGGAGAATTCGTAGCGGTTATGGGGGCTTCGGGTTCAGGAAAATCAACGCTTATGAATATATTAGGATGTCTTGATCGTTCAACGAGTGGAAGCTATTTTTTAGATAATGTTGATATTTCTTCTTTAAAGGATAATGATCTGGCATTGATCAGGAATCTAAAAATTGGTTTTGTTTTTCAGGCTTTTAATCTTTTGCCCAAATTAACAGCGTTGGAAAATGTTGAATTGCCAATGATTTATGCAGGCCTAAAACATAAGGAAAGAAAAGAAAAAGCGATGCTTGCTTTAGAAAAAGTAGGCTTATCTGAAAGAATGCATCATCGTCCTAATGAATTATCAGGGGGACAAAAGCAGAGAGTCGCTATTGCCCGAGCATTGGTAAACTCCCCTTCTATTTTATTGGCAGACGAACCAACAGGTAATTTAGACAGTGCATCCAGTGAAGAAATCATGGGGATTTTTCAAAGCCTGAATGCTGAGGGGGTAACTATTGTTATGGTTACCCATGAGCCCGATGTTGCACAACACACCAAAAGAATCGTTGTATTTAAAGATGGAGAAATTATTTCAGATCATCCTGTTAATGATCCCATTATTGTAAGGAGGGCGGTATTATGAATTTATATGAGAGCATAAAATCTGCTTTAAGAAATCTTCTGGCTAATAAAATGCGCTCCTTCCTTACCATGTTAGGAATCATAATAGGAATAGGCTCTGTAATCATGATTACTTCCATTGGTTCTGGAAGCCAATCTGCAATTTTGGATAATTTTAACAAACTTGGTTTTGGCCTGATACAAGTGCAAATGAGGGATGTAAGCAAAGCTAAAACCAGAGATTATCTTACCATAGATGATGTGGATCTCATTAAAACCCATCCGGATGTAAAATATGTATCCCCTTATTTTTATGGATGGGGATCTGTAAAATTAAAAAATCCTAAGGAACAGAAAAGAGCATATTTGATAGGAGTGAATGGTGAATATAGATTTATCCAATTGCCAGAACTACTCTATGGGCGTTTTATAGTAGATGCGGATTGCAGATCTAAAAGTAACGTAATTGTCATTGATGAAGTATTAGCTGAAAAAGTATTCGGCAAAAAAGATGTTGTAGGAAAAACTTTATCTGTCGAAATGTGGAGAGGTACTTTCAAATTCACAGTAATAGGTGTTATGAAGAATAGCAATGCTTTTCTTGAATCTATGCTGGGTGATCAACTTAGCTCTGAAGTTTACCTTCCTATTCAAACACTTATGGATATGTATATGTACGACATTGTTGATTATCTTTATGTAACTGTAAACGATATTGACAATGTCGATCAGACTGCTATTGAAATTAACAAATTACTAGAAACAAAACATAGAAATAAAGATGCCTATAGTGTAAAGAATGCTGCGCAGGATTTAGATGCTATTAATGAAGTTTTAGGCATATTTACAGCTTTTATTAGTTTTGTTGCAGGCATATCTTTACTGGTTGGCGGCGTTGGAGTAATGAATATTATGTTGGTAACTGTGACCGAAAGAACCAGAGAAATTGGAATAAGAAAATCCCTGGGTGCTAAAAATAAAGATATAAGACAGCAGTTCTTAATTGAAGCTGTGATTATAACCATCATTGGAGGAACTATCGGTCTTTTACTTGGATACTTAGGTGGTTTAGGCGTTGGTTCCTGGATGAAAATTACTCCCAAAGTCTCTTTATTATCCATAATCATTACTGTAAGTCTGTCGACTGTTATAGGTATTATCGCTGGAGTTTATCCTGCCAGCAAGGCTGCAAAATTAGATCCAATAGAGGCATTGAGATATGAGTAAAAATGGGGTGAGTTTTTGCAGTTTTTAGTAAAGATTATGATCGGTCTATTTGCCAGTACGATCATTTCATACATAGCTTATAAAAAGCAAGCTTTAACGCTAAGTGGAGCCATAGGGGCCATGATTCTCGGTACAGGAATCTTTTTTGGTTCTGGCCTATATGGCTCTTTTCTTATATTTGTTTTTTTTAGCACTTCTACTATTTTCACATTTATAAAAAGAAATTATAAAAATGAAATAGAAAAGCAGTACGAAAAAAGTGGTGGAAGAGATTTCTATCAGGTCTTTGCTAATGGCGGAGTAGGACTGCTGTATTCTCTGTTATATTCTTTTACTTTTAATCCAATGTATTTAATTCTGATCGGAGTGTCATTTGCAGCTTCTAATGCAGATACCTGGGCCAGTGAATTGGGAGTATTCAGCAAATCATTACCTGTATCTTTAAGAAGTTTTAAAAAAGTACCTAAGGGAACCTCAGGAGCAGTCAGCTTATTTGGAATACTTATGTCCTTTCTGGGTTCATTGCTTATAGCTTTTTCTGCAATCATAATCATTACTATATTTCAATTAAACCTTAATCCTTTTTCATACATTGAAGCTTTCCTACTCATTATTTTAGGAGGAATCTTAGGCAGTATGATAGATTCAATCCTAGGTGCTACCATTCAGGCTGTTTATTATAATGAAAATTTAAAAAAAGAAACTGAAAAAGCATTTGAAGAAGGAAAATCAAATGTGCTCATCAGAGGATATAAATTAATTAATAACGATTTTGTTAATTTTACGAGCATTTTGTTAGCTACAATTATAATCTTGCTTTTATGTAGATGATTTGCATAAAATTGTATAAATATAAAAGTAATAATCTTTAAATCTAATATTTTATTAAAAAAAGTTCGAAAAATGTTTGAAAAACGCACGGTTTTTAGTATAATTATACACTAGTTTATACTTAATTCTTAAAGGGGGAAAGTTAATGACTGGTGACAAACTACAGATCTTTATTGCCATGTGTGCCTATATGGCATTTGTCATTGGCATAGGATTATATTATGCAAAACGTGCCAATGAAAGCAGTGAGAACTATTTTCTTGGAGGCAGAACCCTTGGACCATGGGTTACTGCAATGAGTGCTGAAGCCTCTGATATGAGTGGATGGTTGCTCATGGGGCTGCCTGGAGTTGCTTATTGGTGTGGATTAAGTGATGCTATATGGACGGCGATAGGTTTGGGCATAGGTACATATGTTAACTGGCTTTTTGTAGCGAAGAGACTTCGCAGATATTCAGCTGTGGCTGGGGACGCAATTACTGTTCCGGATTTTTTCAGCAACAGATTTAAAGAAAATAAAAAAGTGATCATGACTATTGCAGCATTGTTTATCTTAATATTTTTTACAGTTTATGCGGCCAGTTGCTTTGTTACAGTTGGAAAACTATTTAGTACGTTATTTGGCGTAAAATATCAATACATGATGGTTGCAGGAGCCTTGTTCGTAGTTTTATATACAATATTAGGTGGTTTCTTGGCTGAAAGTGTATCTGACTTTATGCAGGCAATCGTTATGGTTTTTGTATTGGTTTTTGTCTTTATAGTTGGTACTTCTGTTGCTGGCGGCATTTCAGCAGTTTTAAAGAATGCTAAAGATATACCTGGCTTTTTCGAATTTTTTGGAATTGCGCAACCTACAGTAGTTGACGGCGTTCAACAGGTTAGCGAAGCTGGCAAACCATTATTTGGCGAAGCTGGACATTATGGATTCTTAACCATCCTTTCAACATTATCCTGGGGGTTAGGTTATTTTGGTATGCCTCAGGTATTGTTAAGATTTATGGCAATCAGAAAATCCGAAGAAATTACTATGTCCAGAAGAATTGCAACTGTTTGGTGTTTTGTTTCTCTTTTTGCAGCAGTATCTATTGGTATGATCGGCAGAGCATTGTATCCAAGCGAACTTCTTACTCAGAGCTCTGCTGAAAGCATCTTTATTTTAATGGCTACTAAATTGTTGCCTGCATTATTTGCAGGAATTGCTATGGCAGGAATTCTTGCTGCAACCATCAGTTCATCAGATTCTTATCTTCTTATTGCAGCCTCCGCTTTTGCCAAAAACATCTATCAAGGTGTTATCAAAAAGAATGCAAATGACCAAGAAGTTATGGTTGTATCCAGAGTGGTATTAATATTAATTTCTATTCTTGGTATGATCATTGCGCTTGATGAAACAAGTGTTATATTCACTGTTGTTTCATTTGCCTGGGCTGGTTTTGGAGCAACTTTTGGACCTATTATGCTTTTCTCATTATTCTGGAAAAGAACTACCCGATCTGGTGCCATCGCTGGTATGATATCTGGGGGTGTAATGGTATTTGTGTGGAAATTAATGCTTAAACCTTTAGGAGGCATCTTTGGAATATATGAGTTGCTTCCGGCATTTATTATTTCATGCATTGTTATCGTAATAGTTTCATTAATATCGGAAGAACCTTCTCAAGAGATTCAAAAAGAATTTGAATTGGCAAAAACATATGAATGCTAATTGAATGTACATATGACACCAATTAACTAAAAAAGTGTTGTGATCATAATTTTGTGATCACAACACTTTTTTATTAAGATAAGTCATATCTTAAGATTATACGAACATATATAAATAGTGGCATCTGTCCTTTGATTTTGATTATAAGTATCTGATTTTTGAAACCATTTTAAATATGGGGG
The genomic region above belongs to Defluviitalea raffinosedens and contains:
- a CDS encoding TraR/DksA C4-type zinc finger protein, with product MTNEQLQEIKNNLIQEKKEAETELKRMEEYGPHGSLLEWTDELSSYDNHPADLGSETFEMEKHMALNVHQQKYLEDINDALKKIENGTYGICETCSKEIEYERLKAIPYAKECISCAKAHQINPDDFNKDRPAEEEVIGPVFNRNFMREEDGDINHGAEIMRQLEAYGSADNMQDMGWDVKDYDEINNLYDTPQDTVDEVDLLSNQDRKNALE
- the lspA gene encoding signal peptidase II; protein product: MLIQYFLVVSLLVALDQLTKYVAFNYLQSINSIPIIKDVFHLTFVKNRGAAFGILQNQRWFFIIMTVSVLIGIIYYYKHLPKYKPYGFIRFALILISAGAIGNLIDRIRLGFVIDFFDFCLINFPVFNIADICVVIGTILLAWFILFTPEDDFEKKEVE
- a CDS encoding RluA family pseudouridine synthase — translated: MDFYTYIVENEDVGKRIDIFLSAELEDVSRSFIQKLIENEKVKVNQKTVKSNYKLRLDDIIDIEIPDPEPIEILPEPIPLDILYEDQDIIVVNKPQGMVVHPAPGHYTGTLVNALLYHCKNDLSGINGMLRPGIVHRIDKDTSGVLMVAKNDHAHKHLALQLKEHLITRKYTAIVYHNLVNDEGTINAPIGRHPTDRKKMAVTYKNSRHAVTHYTVLERFGQFTLIEAQLETGRTHQIRVHMKHIGHPLLGDPVYGPKSQPDHISGQMLHARVLGFIHPSKNEYMEFEAPIPKYFMDVIEKLRKNAHL
- the pyrR gene encoding bifunctional pyr operon transcriptional regulator/uracil phosphoribosyltransferase PyrR codes for the protein MEKSKELLDEKAIQRALTRISHEIIEKNKGVEDILLIGIKTRGIPLAERIARKIYEVENVKVPVGVLDITFYRDDLKHKSVQPIVHNTDVKYHVDDKIVILVDDVIYTGRTARAAIDAVIDMGRPKYIQLAVLIDRGHRELPIRPDFVGKNIPTSKEEIVRVLLEETDNNNLVLIEKN
- a CDS encoding aminopeptidase, coding for MHDLRISTLAKTLVRYSVNIQKGEKVLIQSNGIEPSLVKALIKEVYAVGGLPFVQLNDHSILRELYLGTSEEHMKAMASYEAYRMNEMDAFIGFTSLRNASEFADVPSDKMDIYHKYFVKQVHMEIRVPKTKWVVLRYPSPAMAQLADMSTEAFEDFYFNVCNLDYAKMSKAMDSLVRLMEQTDKVRIVGKDTDLSFSIKGLPAIKCDGKMNIPDGEVYTAPVRESVNGIITYNAPSEYQGFTFDKIQFEFKNGKIINATSNNTERLNKILDTDEGSRYIGEFAIGVNPYITKPMKETLFDEKIAGSIHFTPGNAYDDCFNGNRSAIHWDLVYIQTPEYGGGEIYFDDLLIRKDGRFVIPELENLNPENLK
- a CDS encoding YIP1 family protein, encoding MESNLNLQPVAEEQPLGFLSKLVKIFTSPTEVLENISHYPKILMPLIYSSVIMIITYFIRMPLLEITQKKVSDLYLQKYGIDMSQNLQASDSINYISAFLAPISIIVMWAIGGLFLWLLVKIFGGKSSVKQILSLYAHVMMISVTGSLIAAPIGLLLNTDIIIFSPVVFMPNGDISSFLYNFLMLAEVFSIWSMIIAGLGISILNEFSKVKGIVISMIYLIIGNALTALIAILPYLTLNLYQNM
- a CDS encoding efflux RND transporter periplasmic adaptor subunit, producing MELKANIKKNNKKIFVGIGILLILITFVVAAVINLKSESNGNTPPKSGIGVNIEEARIDTLISKVTATGVIEPKNIETIYVDTYMDTSLRIKDILVELGDQVRKDTEIVKYDPITKEELEQQLKEAEISLENAKLRLQSLTDANPDEILDAESSLISREKSLSDAQKELKQTELTITQLKKKIQDKETTVANNQILYDQGAIPKSELDGAKTELSELKDQLQKEQMNLESIKQNIENLKREKSIAERKLSNTYNKSSDPKQENEIKIQQNLIKSEELKIQTLKQKLERQLTSSKSPIDGTVTEILTEEGAWVNQSSPILKIADLNHLIVKVSVTEFDAPSIQVGQKAILTGDAIKGKPIEGKVTKIAPKAITQDTGEKTKEAMVEVEVEVLNNDSNLKPGYTVDVEIITAEHEDTVVIPLLAVDTDKDGTNFVYIMKDDFTVEQREIELGIYSDLYVEAKGVNPGEKIITNLSSQIQEGVKVKPMNISESGEQND
- a CDS encoding ABC transporter ATP-binding protein; this encodes MIRIENLCKVYKNGKIEVQALKNISFSVVPGEFVAVMGASGSGKSTLMNILGCLDRSTSGSYFLDNVDISSLKDNDLALIRNLKIGFVFQAFNLLPKLTALENVELPMIYAGLKHKERKEKAMLALEKVGLSERMHHRPNELSGGQKQRVAIARALVNSPSILLADEPTGNLDSASSEEIMGIFQSLNAEGVTIVMVTHEPDVAQHTKRIVVFKDGEIISDHPVNDPIIVRRAVL
- a CDS encoding ABC transporter permease, translating into MNLYESIKSALRNLLANKMRSFLTMLGIIIGIGSVIMITSIGSGSQSAILDNFNKLGFGLIQVQMRDVSKAKTRDYLTIDDVDLIKTHPDVKYVSPYFYGWGSVKLKNPKEQKRAYLIGVNGEYRFIQLPELLYGRFIVDADCRSKSNVIVIDEVLAEKVFGKKDVVGKTLSVEMWRGTFKFTVIGVMKNSNAFLESMLGDQLSSEVYLPIQTLMDMYMYDIVDYLYVTVNDIDNVDQTAIEINKLLETKHRNKDAYSVKNAAQDLDAINEVLGIFTAFISFVAGISLLVGGVGVMNIMLVTVTERTREIGIRKSLGAKNKDIRQQFLIEAVIITIIGGTIGLLLGYLGGLGVGSWMKITPKVSLLSIIITVSLSTVIGIIAGVYPASKAAKLDPIEALRYE
- a CDS encoding DUF92 domain-containing protein produces the protein MQFLVKIMIGLFASTIISYIAYKKQALTLSGAIGAMILGTGIFFGSGLYGSFLIFVFFSTSTIFTFIKRNYKNEIEKQYEKSGGRDFYQVFANGGVGLLYSLLYSFTFNPMYLILIGVSFAASNADTWASELGVFSKSLPVSLRSFKKVPKGTSGAVSLFGILMSFLGSLLIAFSAIIIITIFQLNLNPFSYIEAFLLIILGGILGSMIDSILGATIQAVYYNENLKKETEKAFEEGKSNVLIRGYKLINNDFVNFTSILLATIIILLLCR
- the putP gene encoding sodium/proline symporter PutP; its protein translation is MTGDKLQIFIAMCAYMAFVIGIGLYYAKRANESSENYFLGGRTLGPWVTAMSAEASDMSGWLLMGLPGVAYWCGLSDAIWTAIGLGIGTYVNWLFVAKRLRRYSAVAGDAITVPDFFSNRFKENKKVIMTIAALFILIFFTVYAASCFVTVGKLFSTLFGVKYQYMMVAGALFVVLYTILGGFLAESVSDFMQAIVMVFVLVFVFIVGTSVAGGISAVLKNAKDIPGFFEFFGIAQPTVVDGVQQVSEAGKPLFGEAGHYGFLTILSTLSWGLGYFGMPQVLLRFMAIRKSEEITMSRRIATVWCFVSLFAAVSIGMIGRALYPSELLTQSSAESIFILMATKLLPALFAGIAMAGILAATISSSDSYLLIAASAFAKNIYQGVIKKNANDQEVMVVSRVVLILISILGMIIALDETSVIFTVVSFAWAGFGATFGPIMLFSLFWKRTTRSGAIAGMISGGVMVFVWKLMLKPLGGIFGIYELLPAFIISCIVIVIVSLISEEPSQEIQKEFELAKTYEC